From a single Amphiprion ocellaris isolate individual 3 ecotype Okinawa chromosome 18, ASM2253959v1, whole genome shotgun sequence genomic region:
- the LOC111579553 gene encoding zinc finger protein 236-like, protein MKKCDAQQPTGSVCLEEKVQMKRLHQPQDVVLKQTAVSPADAQSVLVQQDAELLHIKEEQEGTDITRCSFTAVPTKSDDEQKRQSSQHHQSQTEDYRESEPPTSSSAKQTTVETDGEDCGGPEPAQNSDPNTHSQPSTDGKALDSFETEVSDEEDEDGVEEEEDDEEDWQETFSDFGPESDDSDNDWKETRTPEAGANSECDTEKKSFTCSDCGKQFLHKRSLRRHILQSSSCSLDNQCFEVKQNSQVKVHKGEKPFVCNVCEKRFRNQYNLKRHTRVHTGEKPFGCGVCSKRFSQPADLKRHTRVHTGEKPFGCDICGKKFNQKIHIKRHMRVHTGEKPFGCDICGKRFMWKVYFKTHMRIHAGEKPFGCNVCSKRFSQSGDLDRHVKVHTGEKPFGCDVCGKRFNQRIHLKKHMRVHTGERPFGCEVCNKRFSQTGDLKRHLRVHTGEKPFGCDVCGKRFTVQESLKRHMGVHTREKPFGCDVCGQRFSQIAHLNAHTRVHTGEKPFGCGVCTKRFLQPGDLKKHMIVHTGEKPFSCDVCGQRFKRNAHLKTHARVHTGEKPYGCSVCRKRFSQPGDLKKHMRVHTGEKPFGCDLCHKAFSRQESLKRHMRVHGRETMFDCGDGFTSQGNLTRHVEAVALSLNFLPAPSEPGENQETEPVSACQLQDAVVNQNAVSPADVQQVSVIKEELPYEWSPCLDQQDPEPLHIKEEQDEVDDIKEEQEEVDDIKEEQEEQHGEQLNGQDETDITRFPFTTVLVKSEDDDDDQLHQIPTEDNREAEPATSSPAEQMKTESDEEDCEEPQPARNRDPNTHLEPNADEKASESSVTEVSDEDGDDYEEEDEWQEPLSNTGPGTRVPELGVNTDVECDTDKKIFSCSECDKQFCYKQSLQRHMKFHSGKSSSSCLVNNKKCFRVKLNIHSQMRVTGEKPFGCDVCEKRFRSQYNLNRHTRVHTGEKPFGCDVCSKKFSQPGDLERHTKVHTGERPFVCDVCCKTFSQKIHLNKHMRVHTREKPFGCGVCSKRFLQPENLKKHMRVHTAEKPFGCDVCGQRYKRNAHLKSHSRVHTGEKPFGCGVCSKRFSQLGDLKKHLRVHTGEKPFGCDGCGKKFSRKESLKRHRTVHLGETMFDCGERFTSQQALRRYDGTVALSLKMSPAPSKPDEEQDTECLGALQDHHTIINQNAVLPADVLPVLVIKEEVPHEWSSSLDQQDQELVCIKEEQEELWTTQQEEMLNGQKETDIINFSFTAAPIKSKDGEKPHCSQLHQNQTENYREAEPPTSSSAKQMTTGSDGEDCGGPETVRNLVPNGQSQPSTEEKGSDTFEVSDEDGEDDVEEEDGDWQEPLSESGPDSEDSGNSLKETTVPESGVNSDGGWDTEKKTFSCSGCGKQFLYKESLQKHSACHSGKNSSSCFIVEENIDSQIRVQKEEKPFSCDICGKRLKHQHSLKTHMTVHTGEKPFGCDVCGQRFSRNTYLETHMSVHTGEKPFSCNVCEKRFRNQYYLNRHTSVHVGEKEKPFNCSVCGKRFMGKTSFKTHMRIHTGEKPFDCGFCGKRFNQKIHLKKHIRIHTGERPFGCDICGQRFNRNAHLKTHIRVHTGEKPYSCGICSKRFSQPGDLNRHTKLHTGDKPFGCSVCSKRFSQPGDLKRHTKLHTGENPFNCSVCGKRFLGKTHFKNHMRIHTGEKPFGCGVCGKSFSQPGDLKRHARIHTGEKPFSCDVCGERFSLEGNLRRHMRLHAGEDLFGFRENFTSQGNLDGHVEAVGLSLNIPLAPVKPEVTTGV, encoded by the exons ATGAAGAAATGTGATGCACAGCAGCCGACTggaagtgtgtgtttggaggAGAAAGTGCAGATGAAACGCCTCCATCAGCCGCAGGACGTCGTTCTGAAGCAAACCGCCG TATCCCCTGCAGATGCTCAGTCGGTGTTGGTCCAACAAGATGCAGAACTGCTCCACAtaaaggaggagcaggaggggaCTGATATCACCAGGTGTTCGTTCACTGCTGTTCCTACGAAGAGTGATGATGAACAGAAACGTCAGTCCTCACAGCATCATCAGAGTCAAACTGAAGACTACAGAGAGTCAGAACCTCCAACCAGCAGCTCAGCTAAACAGACGACGGTAGAAACTGATGGAGAGGACTGTGGAGGACCTGAACCAGCCCAGAACTCTGATCCAAATACTCATTCACAACCAAGTACTGATGGAAAGGCTTTAGACTCTTTTGAGACGGAAGTTAGtgatgaggaagatgaggatggtgttgaggaggaggaggatgatgaggaggatTGGCAGGAgactttttcagattttggaccTGAGAGTGACGACAGTGACAATGACTGGAAGGAGACCAGGACACCTGAAGCAGGTGCAAATAGTGAATGTGACACTGAGAAAAAATCCTTTACCTGCTCTGACTGTGGTAAACAGTTTCTCCACAAACGTTCTCTTCGGAGACACATTCTCCAGTCTTCCAGCTGCTCACTTGATAATCAGTGTTTTGAAGTGAAGCAAAATTCACAGGTGAAAGTCCACAAAGGAGAGAAACCATTTGTTTGTAATGTCTGCGAAAAAAGATTCCGAAATCAGTATAATCTTAAGAGACACACAAGGGtccacacaggagagaaaccattTGGTTGTGGTGTTTGTAGCAAAAGATTCTCACAACCAGCAGATCTGAAGAGACACACAAGAGTCCATACAGGAGAAAAACCGTTTGGCTGTGATATTTGTGgtaaaaaatttaatcagaaGATCCATATTAAGAGACACATGAGAGTTCACACAGGAGAAAAGCCATTTGGTTGTGATATTTGTGGCAAGAGATTTATGTGGAAGGTATATTTTAAGACTCACATGAGAATCCATGCTGGAGAGAAACCATTTGGTTGTAATGTTTGTAGCAAAAGATTTTCACAATCCGGGGATCTGGACAGACATGTGAAAGTCCACACTGGAGAGAAACCATTTGGATGTGATGTGTGCGGTAAAAGATTTAACCAGAGGATACATCTTAAAAAACACATGAGAGTCCATACGGGAGAGAGGCCATTTGGTTGTGAAGTTTGCAATAAAAGATTTTCACAAACAGGGGATCTAAAGAGGCACCTAAGAGtccacacaggagagaaaccattTGGTTGTGATGTATGTGGGAAAAGGTTTACAGTACAGGAAAGTCTGAAGAGACACATGGGAGTCCACACGAGAGAGAAACCATTTGGCTGTGATGTTTGTGGACAAAGATTTAGCCAAATTGCACATCTTAACGCACACACGAGAGTCCATACAGGAGAGAAACCATTTGGTTGTGGTGTTTGTACTAAAAGATTTTTACAACCAGGAGATTTGAAGAAGCACATGATAGtccacacaggagagaaaccattTAGCTGTGATGTCTGTGGACAAAGATTTAAACGAAATGCACATCTCAAGACGCATGCAAGAGTCCACACTGGAGAGAAACCGTATGGTTGCAGTGTTTGTCGTAAAAGATTTTCACAACCAGGTGATCTGAAAAAACACATGAGAGtccacacaggagagaaaccgTTTGGTTGTGACTTATGTCACAAAGCATTTTCCCGACAAGAAAGTCTGAAGAGACACATGAGAGTCCATGGAAGAGAGACAATGTTTGATTGTGGTGATGGCTTTACATCACAAGGAAATCTAACGAGACATGTGGAGGCTGTTGCTCTGTCACTTAACTTCCTACCAGCCCCGTCTGAACCTGGAGAAAATCAAGAGACTGAACCTGTTAGTGCCTGTCAGCTACAGGACGCTGTTGTCAACCAAAATGCTG TGTCCCCTGCAGATGTCCAGCAGGTGTCAGTGATTAAAGAAGAGCTTCCCTATGAATGGAGCCCCTGTCTGGACCAGCAGGACCCAGAGCCCCTCCAcattaaagaggaacaggacGAGGTCGACGACATAAAGGAGGAACAAGAGGAGGTCGACGACATaaaggaggaacaggaagaacaGCATGGAGAGCAGCTTAATGGGCAGGATGAGACTGATATCACCCGGTTCCCCTTCACCACTGTTCTTGTGAAgagtgaagatgatgatgatgaccaGCTTCATCAGATCCCAACGGAAGACAACAGAGAGGCAGAACCTGCAACCAGCAGCCCAGCTgaacagatgaaaacagaaagtgatGAAGAGGACTGTGAAGAACCACAACCAGCCAGGAACCGAGATCCAAATACTCATTTAGAACCAAATGCTGATGAAAAGGCCTCAGAGTCTTCTGTGACTGAAGTCAGTGATGAGGATGGTGATGAttatgaggaggaggatgagtgGCAGGAACCTCTGTCTAATACTGGACCTGGAACCAGGGTACCTGAGTTAGGTGTAAATACTGATGTGGAATgtgacactgacaaaaaaatctttagCTGCTCTGAGTGTGATAAACAATTTTGCTACAAGCAGTCTCTTCAAAGACACATGAAATTTCATTCAGGCAAAAGCTCATCCAGCTGTTTGGTTAATAATAAGAAATGCTTTAGAGTAAAGCTAAATATACACTCACAAATGAGAGTcacaggagagaaaccattTGGTTGTGATGTCTGTGAAAAAAGATTTAGGAGTCAGTATAATCTTAATAGACACACAAGAGtccacacaggagagaaaccattCGGTTGTGATGTTTGCAGCAAAAAATTTTCACAACCAGGAGATCtggagagacacacaaaagtcCACACAGGAGAGCGACCATTTGTCTGTGATGTTTGTTGTAAAACATTTAGCCAGAAGATACATCTTAATAAACACATGAGAGTTCACACAAGAGAGAAGCCCTTTGGTTGTGGTGTTTGTAGTAAAAGATTTTTACAGCCAGAAAATCTGAAGAAGCACATGAGAGTGCACACAGCAGAGAAACCATTCGGCTGTGATGTTTGCGGGCAAAGATATAAACGGAATGCGCATCTTAAGTCACACTCAAGAGTCCATACAGGAGAGAAACCGTTTGGTTGTGGCGTTTGTAGTAAACGATTTTCACAACTTGGGGATCTGAAGAAACACCTAAGAGTCCACACAGGAGAGAAGCCGTTTGGCTGTGATGGATGTGGGAAAAAGTTTTCACGGAAAGAAAGCCTGAAAAGACACAGGACAGTACATTTAGGAGAGACAATGTTTGACTGTGGTGAAAGATTTACATCTCAACAAGCTTTGAGGAGATATGATGGGACTGTTGCTCTGTCACTTAAAATGTCACCAGCTCCAAGTAAACCAGACGAAGAGCAGGATACTGAGTGTCTTGGTGCCCTTCAGGACCATCACACCATTATCAACCAAAACGCTG TGTTGCCTGCAGATGTCCTGCCAGTGTTGGTGATTAAAGAAGAAGTTCCCCATGAATGGAGCTCCAGTCTGGACCAGCAGGACCAGGAACTTGTCTGCAtaaaggaggaacaggaggaactgtGGACTACTCAGCAGGAAGAAATGCTTAATGGGCAGAAGGAGACTGATATCATAAACTTCTCATTCACTGCTGCTCCTATAAAAAGTAAAGATGGAGAGAAACCTCATTGCTCACAGCTTCATCAAAACCAAACTGAAAACTATAGAGAGGCAGAGCCTCCAACCAGCAGCTCAGCTAAACAGATGACAACAGGAAGTGATGGAGAGGACTGTGGAGGACCAGAAACAGTCAGGAATCTAGTGCCAAATGGTCAATCACAACCCAGCACTGAGGAAAAGGGTTCCGACACTTTTGAAGTCAGTGATGAGGATGGTGAGGACGACgttgaggaggaggatggggatTGGCAGGAACCTTTGTCAGAATctggtcctgacagtgaagacagTGGTAATAGTTTGAAGGAAACCACAGTACCTGAATCAGGTGTAAATAGTGACGGTGGATGGGACACtgagaaaaaaacttttagcTGCTCTGGATGTGGTAAACAATTTCTCTACAAGGAATCTCTTCAGAAACACAGTGCATGTCATTCAGGAAAAAACTCTTCCAGCTGTTTTATAGTGGAAGAAAACATAGATTCACAAATTAGAGTCCAGAAAGAAGAGAAGCCTTTTAGCTGTGATATTTGTGGTAAAAGACTTAAGCATCAGCATAGTCTTAAGACACACATGACAGTTCACACAGGTGAAAAACCATTTGGTTGTGATGTTTGTGGCCAAAGATTTTCCCGGAACACATACCTTGAAACACACATGAGTgttcacacaggagagaaaccattTAGTTGTAACGTTTGTGAAAAAAGATTCAGAAATCAGTATTATCTTAATAGACACACAAGCGTCCATGTCGGAGAGAAAGAGAAACCATTCAATTGTAGTGTTTGTGGTAAAAGATTTATGGGGAAGACAAGCTTTAAGACTCACATGAGAATCCACACTGGAGAAAAGCCATTTGATTGTGGTTTTTGTGGTAAAAGATTTAACCAGAAGATACATCTTAAGAAACACATCAGAATTCACACTGGAGAGAGACCATTTGGTTGTGATATTTGTGGACAAAGATTTAACAGAAATGCACATCTCAAGACACACATTCGAGTCCATACAGGAGAAAAACCATATAGTTGTGGTATCTGTAGCAAAAGATTTTCACAACCAGGGGATCTaaatagacacacaaaactTCACACAGGAGACAAACCATTTGGCTGTAGTGTTTGTAGCAAAAGATTTTCACAACCAGGGGAtctaaagagacacacaaaacttcACACAGGAGAGAATCCATTTAATTGCAGTGTTTGTGGTAAGAGATTTTTGggaaagacacattttaaaaatcacatgaGAATCCATACCGGAGAGAAACCATTTGGTTGTGGTGTTTGTGGTAAAAGTTTTTCACAACCAGGGGATCTAAAGAGACATGCAAGAATCCATACAGGAGAGAAACCATTTAGTTGTGATGTTTGTGGCGAAAGATTTAGCCTAGAGGGAAATCTAAGGAGACACATGAGACTCCACGCAGGAGAGGACTTATTTGGGTTTCGTGAAAATTTTACGTCACAGGGAAATCTGGATGGACACGTAGAAGCTGTTGGTCTGTCACTTAACATTCCTCTAGCTCCAGTTAAACCAGAAGTCACCACAGGGGTTTAG
- the LOC111579519 gene encoding zinc finger protein 271-like: MNQVDSVQQQRTGSVCLEEKVQKKRLHHPQDVVLKQTSDVQQLLVIKEETPDEWSPNLDQQNPETFHVKEEQEELCTSQEETDRLTFTAVSVKSEDDEEKPQSSQLHHSKYQAEPPTSNSAKQMKTESDGKDCGGPELDGKPDTNSHIQPNTDGKSTDYSEIIDNDDEEEEEELEEDDWQEPLSDFGPETEDGDTGVFRSGVNTNVGSNGDKKTFGCSECGKQFLHKRSLWRHMKCRLGKTLSGCSVYRKYLEVRQNADSYVRDHTGKKLYECDFCGQRFTRQYNLNRHKRVHTGEKPFFCQVCSKTFSRPEDLKPHMRAHTGEKPFKCSVCGKGFSHKFHMKRHMSVHSGEKAVNGGKKCTSQESLERHVEVVGLSLNSPPATAKPEEKLDTECPGSHQSQEDINQTAVLPADVQQLLVVKEEVSHECGPDLDQEDPESLHIKEEQEELWTSQEGEQLNDQEETDISSFPFTAVPVKSEDDEEKPQSSQLHQSQNEDNKEEEPPTSSSATLMKTEGYGEDYGGPEPVRSTVPNGHLERNTDEKDSSETDVSDDDEDDMQELVSDSGVATEDNENSDWTPVAGANTLKSLQNKRSLQRHGTCLVKKKCFQVKQNVDSVLKNHTGEKSFDCGVFVKQIRHQYSFKSHIRNHTGKKQFVCGICSETFTQQKNLKRHMRVHTGEKPYSCHVCAKRFTQQGVLKRHLRVHSGEKPFGCDFCGKRFTQQGVVKRHMRVHTGEKPYSCDLCGKKFVHHHDLKIHIRAHSGEKQFNCGVCGTRFTQHGSLKRHMRIHTGEKPFVCNVCGKAFTQQGSLNRHLRNHTGVEAVHVPTASSLENESGTEVRIL; the protein is encoded by the exons ATGAACCAAGTGGATTCTGTCCAGCAGCAGCGGACTggaagtgtgtgtttggaggAGAAAGTGCAGAAGAAACGCCTCCATCATCCGCAGGACGTCGTTCTGAAGCAAACCTCCG ATGTCCAGCAGCTGTTGGTGATTAAAGAAGAAACTCCCGATGAATGGAGCCCTAATCTGGACCAACAGAACCCAGAGACGTTCCACGtaaaggaggaacaggaggaactgtGCACCAGCCAGGAGGAGACTGATAGGTTAACATTCACTGCTGTTTCTGTGAAgagtgaagatgatgaagagaaACCTCAGTCCTCACAGCTTCATCACAGCAAATATCAGGCAGAACCTCCAACTAGCAATTCAGCTaagcagatgaaaacagaaagtgatGGAAAGGACTGTGGAGGACCAGAACTAGACGGAAAACCTGACACAAATAGTCATATACAACCAAATACTGATGGAAAGTCTACTGACTATTCAGAGATTAttgataatgatgatgaggaggaggaagaggagctggaggaagatGATTGGCAGGAACCTTTGTCAGATTTTGGACCTGAAACTGAAGATGGTGACACTGGGGTGTTTCGGTCAGGTGTGAATACCAATGTGGGATCTAACGGTGACAAAAAGACCTTTGGCTGCTCTGAGTGTGGTAAACAGTTCCTCCACAAGCGTTCTCTTTGGAGACACATGAAATGTCGTTTGGGAAAAACTTTGTCCGGCTGTTCAGTTTATAGGAAGTATTTGGAAGTGAGGCAAAATGCTGATTCATATGTCAGAGATCACACAGGAAAGAAACTGTACGAGTGTGATTTTTGTGGACAGAGATTTACACGGCAATATAATCTGAACAGGCACAAAAGAGTCCACACGGGAGAgaaaccatttttttgtcaagtttGTAGTAAAACCTTTTCGCGACCGGAGGATCTGAAGCCTCACATGCGAGCccacacaggagagaaaccattCAAATGCTCCGTTTGTGGCAAAGGATTTAGCCACAAATTCCACATGAAGAGACACATGAGCGTCCACTCAGGAGAGAAAGCAGTTAATGGTGGTAAAAAATGTACATCTCAGGAAAGTCTGGAGAGACACGTGGAGGTTGTTGGTCTGTCTCTTAACTCCCCACCAGCTACAGCTAAACCAGAAGAAAAACTGGACACTGAATGCCCTGGTTCCCATCAGTCACAGGAGGATATCAACCAAACAGCTG TGTTGCCTGCAGATGTCCAGCAGCTGTTGGTGGTTAAGGAGGAAGTTTCCCATGAATGTGGCCCTGATCTGGACCAGGAGGACCCAGAGAGCCTCCACAtaaaggaggaacaggaggaactgtGGACTAGTCAAGAGGGAGAGCAGCTAAATGACCAGGAGGAGACTGATATCTCCAGTTTCCCATTCACTGCTGTACCTGTGAAgagtgaagatgatgaagagaaACCTCAGTCCTCACAGCTTCATCAGAGccaaaatgaagacaacaaagaGGAAGAGCCTCCAACTAGCAGCTCAGCTACACTGATGAAAACAGAAGGTTATGGAGAGGACTATGGAGGACCAGAACCGGTCAGGAGCACAGTTCCAAATGGTCATTTAGAACGAAATACTGATGAAAAGGACTCTTCTGAGACTGACgtcagtgatgatgatgaggatgatatGCAGGAACTTGTATCAGATTCTGGAGTTGCAACTGAGGACAATGAAAATAGTGACTGGACACCTGTGGCAGGTGCAAATACTTTGAAGTCTCTTCAAAACAAGCGGTCTCTTCAGAGACACGGGACATGTTTAGTTAAGAAGAAGTGTTTCCAAGTAAAGCAAAACGTAGATTCAGTGCTGAAAAACCACACAGGAGAGAAATCTTTtgactgtggtgtttttgtaaaacaaattagACACCAGTATAGTTTTAAATCAcacatcagaaatcatacaggCAAGAAACAGTTTGTTTGTGGTATTTGTAGTGAAACCTttacacaacagaaaaatctgaagcGACACATGAGGGTacacacaggtgagaaaccATACAGTTGTCATGTTTGTGCTAAAAGATTTACACAACAGGGGGTTCTGAAGAGACATTTGAGAGTCCACTCAGGAGAAAAGCCATTTGGTTGTGATTTTTGTGGCAAAAGGTTTACTCAGCAGGGAGTTGTGAAGAGACATATGAGGGTCCACACTGGAGAGAAACCATACAGTTGTGATCTGTGTGGGAAAAAATTTGTACATCACCATGATCTCAAGATACACATCAGAGCTCACTCAGGGGAGAAACAGTTCAATTGTGGTGTTTGTGGAACAAGATTTACTCAACACGGAAGTTTGAAGAGGCACATGAGAAtccacacaggagagaaaccattTGTTTGTAATGTTTGCGGTAAAGCATTTACACAACAAGGGAGTTTGAATAGACACTTGCGAAATCACACAGGGGTAGAAGCTGTGCATGTGCCCACAGCTTCGTCATTAGAGAATGAATCTGGCACTGAAGTCAGAATTTTATGA